A genomic stretch from Serratia entomophila includes:
- a CDS encoding arylamine N-acetyltransferase family protein, translating to MDRQRYLQHIGFTGTARPDLATLQRLHHRHMLSVPFENLSIIYRQGINLEEGALFSKIVDRNRGGFCYELNKIFALLLQDIGFNVQYISGEIRARDGHFYPPYDHLALLVELERQSWLVDVGFGDSFLTPLKITTAEPQSQASGTFHLEREGDYYLLERRNGDRRSHAKTLYRFTVQPRALSEFDGMCRYHSSSPESHFTQRLVCSRPTENGRVTLSDNKLILTEDHQRHETTLHSEQERREALWRHFAIDLDR from the coding sequence TTGCGACCCTGCAACGGCTGCATCACCGCCATATGTTGAGCGTGCCTTTTGAGAATCTGAGCATTATTTATCGGCAGGGCATCAACCTTGAGGAAGGCGCGTTGTTCAGCAAAATTGTCGATCGCAACCGCGGCGGCTTTTGCTATGAGCTGAATAAAATTTTCGCCCTGCTGCTGCAGGACATCGGCTTTAACGTCCAGTATATCTCCGGCGAGATCCGCGCCCGCGACGGCCATTTTTACCCGCCCTACGACCATCTGGCGCTGCTGGTGGAACTGGAGAGGCAATCCTGGCTGGTGGACGTCGGCTTCGGCGACTCCTTCCTGACACCATTGAAAATCACCACCGCCGAGCCGCAATCTCAGGCCAGCGGCACCTTCCATCTGGAACGCGAAGGCGACTATTATCTGCTGGAGCGCCGCAACGGCGATCGGCGCTCGCACGCCAAAACCCTGTACCGCTTTACCGTACAGCCCCGGGCGCTGAGCGAGTTCGACGGCATGTGCCGCTACCACAGCAGCTCGCCGGAATCGCATTTTACCCAGCGGCTGGTGTGCTCGCGGCCAACGGAAAACGGCCGTGTGACGCTCAGCGACAACAAGCTGATCCTGACCGAAGATCATCAGCGCCACGAAACGACGCTGCATTCTGAGCAGGAACGCCGCGAAGCGCTGTGGCGGCACTTCGCCATTGATTTGGATCGTTGA